A region from the Sorex araneus isolate mSorAra2 chromosome 6, mSorAra2.pri, whole genome shotgun sequence genome encodes:
- the P2RY2 gene encoding P2Y purinoceptor 2 yields the protein MAPGLGNGTFNGTWDGDELGYKCRFNEDFKYVLLPMTYGLVCVLGLGLNAAALYIFLCRLKTWNASTTYMFHLAMSDALYAASLPLLVYYYAQGDHWPFGVVLCKLVRFLFYTNLYCSILFLTCISLHRCLGILSPLRSLRWGRAHYARWVAAGVWALVLACQAPVLYFVTTRGRGNRTTCHDTSAPELFGDFMAYSYVMLGLLFAAPFAIILVCYVLMARRLLRPAYGTSGGLPRAKRKSVRTIVLVLIVFTLCFLPFHVTRTLYYSFRSLDLSCSTLNAINLAYKITRPLASANSCLDPVLYFLAGQKLVRFARDTKPPTDPGLNNQTFQRLNLHKSRRMKTRRATEALANGEESRQTESTPAGSESTKDIRL from the coding sequence ATGGCCCCAGGCCTCGGGAATGGCACCTTCAATGGCACCTGGGACGGAGATGAGCTGGGCTACAAGTGCCGCTTCAACGAGGACTTCAAGTACGTGCTTCTGCCCATGACCTACGGGCTGGTGTgcgtgctggggctggggctgaacGCCGCGGCGCTCTACATCTTCCTGTGCCGCCTCAAGACCTGGAACGCCTCCACCACCTACATGTTCCACCTGGCCATGTCCGACGCGCTCTACGCAGCCTCGCTGCCGCTGCTGGTGTACTACTACGCGCAGGGCGACCACTGGCCCTTCGGCGTGGTGCTCTGCAAGCTGGTGCGCTTCCTCTTCTACACCAACCTCTACTGCAGCATCCTCTTCCTCACCTGCATCAGCCTGCACCGGTGCCTGGGCATCCTGAGCCCGCTGCGCTCGCTGCGCTGGGGCCGCGCCCACTACGCGCGCTGGGTGGCGGCCGGCGTGTGGGCGCTGGTGCTGGCCTGCCAGGCGCCCGTGCTCTACTTCGTCACCACCCGGGGCCGCGGCAACCGCACCACGTGCCACGACACGTCGGCGCCCGAGCTCTTCGGGGACTTCATGGCCTACAGCTACGTCATGCTGGGGCTGCTCTTCGCCGCGCCCTTCGCCATCATCCTGGTGTGTTACGTGCTCATGGCGCGGCGGCTGCTGAGGCCCGCCTACGGGACCAGCGGGGGCCTGCCGCGCGCCAAGCGCAAGTCGGTGCGTACCATCGTGCTGGTGCTCATCGTCTTCACCCTCTGCTTCCTGCCCTTCCACGTGACGCGCACCCTCTACTACTCCTTCCGCTCGCTCGACCTCAGCTGCTCCACCCTCAACGCCATCAACCTGGCCTACAAGATCACCCGGCCGCTGGCCAGCGCTAACAGCTGCCTGGACCCCGTGCTCTACTTCCTGGCCGGGCAGAAGCTCGTGCGCTTCGCCAGGGACACCAAGCCGCCCACGGACCCTGGGCTCAACAACCAGACCTTCCAGCGGCTCAACCTGCACAAGTCCCGGAGAATGAAGACGCGGAGGGCCACAGAGGCGCTGGCCAATGGGGAGGAGTCCAGGCAGACAGAGTCCACGCCTGCTGGGAGCGAGAGCACCAAGGACATCCGATTATAG